From Micromonospora auratinigra:
CGCCCGGCGGCCTGCTCGACCTGTAGCTGGAGCCACCCCGATGCGCGTCGACATCGTGTCGATCTTCCCCGAGTACTTCGCCCCGCTGGACCTGTCGCTGATCGGCAAGGCCCGCGCGAACGGCACGCTCCGGCTGGCCGTACACGATCTGCGGCTCTGGACCCACGACGTGCACCGCACGGTCGACGACACGCCGTACGGCGGCGGTCCCGGCATGGTGATGCGGCCGGAGCCGTGGGGTGCCGCGCTGGACTCGCTGGCCCCCGACGAGTTGAGCCCGGACGGGCACACGCTGCCGCGGCTCCTCGTCCCCTCGCCGGTCGGCGTCCCGTTCAGCCAGGCGCTGGCCCACGAGCTGGCCGCCGAGTCGCACCTGCTCTTCGCCTGCGGCCGGTACGAGGGCATCGACCAGCGGGTGCTCGACCACGCGGCGACCCGGATGCGGGTGACCGAGGTCTCCCTCGGCGACTACGTGCTCTTCGGCGGCGAGGTGGCCGTGCTGGTGATGCTGGAGGCGATCACCCGGCTGCTGCCCGGGGTGCTCGGCAACGCCGGCTCGCTGGACGAGGAGTCGCACGCGCACGGCCTGCTGGAGGCCCCCGTCTACACCAAGCCGGCGAGCTGGCGCGGGCTGGAGGTGCCCGAGGTGCTCCGCTCGGGCGACCACGGCCGGATCGCCCGCTGGCGGCGCGACGAGTCGCTGCTGCGTACGGCCACCCGCCGGCCGGACATGATCGCCGCGCTGCCGCCGGAGAGCCTGGACAAACGGGACCGGGCGACGCTGGACCGGGGTGGATTTCAGCTGCCGCCGGGGGATGTGGCAAAGTAGAGGGGTTGCCGCATCCGACCACGCCGTGGCCGGTTGCGAGGACCCCCGACCGGGGTCTGCCAGGTGCTTCCCCGACCGGGGCACACCGGCCGGCCACCACCCGGGGGTCAGAATCACCCATCCGCGCACCGACTGACGGTGCGCCGTGAGCCTCACGAGGACACAGCGATGAACATCCTGGACGCCCTTGACGCCCAGTCGAAGCGGGTCGACCTCCCCGACTTCCGTGCCGGTGACACCGTGAAGGTGCACGCGCGGGTCGTCGAGGGCAACCGGTCCCGTGTCCAGATCTTCCAGGGCGTCGTGATCCGCCGCCAGGGTGACGGTCTGCGCGAGACCTTCTCGGTCCGCAAGGTCAGCTTCGGCGTCGGCGTGGAGCGGACCTACCCGCTGAACAGCCCGGCGCTCGACCGGATCGAGGTCGTCACCCGCGGTGACGTGCGTCGCGCCAAGCTCTACTACCTGCGTGAGCTGCGCGGCAAGAAGGCCAAGATCAAGGAGCTGCGCGAGAAGCAGCCGGCGAACTGAATTTCTGCTCGCCACGCCTACTGAACTGCGCAGATGTCGTATCGACCAGATCGCATTACCCTGGTCGGTACGGGCGCAGCCGGACGACGCGAAGCGGTCCACTGCCGCCCGTGGGGCCTCCGTCGAGGAGGCTCCCGGGCGGTAGTGTCGTTTCTGCGGACCGGAGAGTGGCATGGTGCAGATGCTTGACGAGGACGGCACCGTCGACCCGTGGCGCCGGCGGGCCCGCCGTGCCCGCCGCCAGATGCCGCTCTGGCAGGAGTTGCCGCTGCTGCTGATCGTCGCCTTCTGCCTCGCGGTGCTGATCCGCACCTTCCTGCTCCAGGCGTTCTTCATCCCCTCCGGGTCGATGGAGAACACCCTGCTGATCGGTGACCGGGTGCTGGTCAACAAGGTCGTCTACGACGTCCGCGACCCGGTCCGCGGCGAGGTGGTGGTCTTCCGGGGCACCGACAAGTGGGTCGCGCAGGAGGCGCCCGCGCCGCCGACGAACTTCGCCGGCAAGGTGGGCCGCACCCTCGGCGACCTGGTCGGGGTGAGCCGGCCCGGCGAGAAGGACTTCATCAAGCGGGTGATCGGCGTGCCCGGTGACCGGGTCCGGTGCTGCGACGACGGCCGGGTCGTGGTCAACGGGGTGCCGCTGGACGAGCCGTACGTGTCGGAGAACTCCCCGCTGGAGCTGCCGCCGAACCCGAAGGAGTGCCGCTCCCGACAGTTCACCGAGGTGGTCGTACCCCCGGGGCAGATCTTCGTGATGGGTGACCACCGGCTGGTCTCGCAGGACGCCCGCTGCCAGGGGCCGGTGCCGATCGACAACGTGGTGGGCCGGGCCTTCATGATCGTGTGGCCGCAGCAACGGTGGACCAGCCTGCCGGTGCCGGACACCTTCGCCAAGCTGCCGCGCGCCGACGCGGCGCCCGCCGCCCCGGCCCCGGTCGACCCGGACCCGGTCGGGGGCGTCGTCCTGATCCTCCCGGTCACCGCCGCCGCGTCCGTTCTCGCGCGTTCGGGGCGACTGCGGCGCACCGGGGGACGTAGGCTCCACCCGTGATTGACGAGCAGACCGAAAAGCCGCGCAGCTCCTTCTGGAAGGAGCTGCCCATCCTCCTGGGCGTGGCGATCCTGGTCGCAGTGCTGGTACGTGCCTTTGTGCTGCAGACCTTCTTCATCCCCTCCCCGTCGATGGAGAACACCCTCCAGATCGACGATCGGGTGCTGGTCAACAAGTTGGTCTACGACTTCCGGTCGCCGCACCGGGGCGAGGTGATCGTCTTCAAGGCCCCCACCGACTGGAGCGGCAACCCGGACGGCGAGGACTTCATCAAGCGGGTCATCGGGGTCGGCGGCGACCACGTGGTCTGCTGCGACCGCACCGGCGGCCAGGAGCGGCTGGTGATCAACGGCAAGGCGATCGACGAGCCGTTCGTGTACCCCGGTAACAAGGTCGCCGACCAGGACTTCGACATCACCGTGCCGAAGGACCGGCTCTGGGTGATGGGTGACCACCGGGAGGCCTCCGGCGACTCGCTGGAGCACTGGCACCAGTCCGGCGAGGACATCAACGAGGCCACGATCCCCGAGGACCGGGTGGTCGGCCGGGCCTTCACGATCTTCTGGCCGGTCGGCCGGGCGACCTGGCTCACGGTGCCGAAGCAGTTCGACGGCGTCCCGAATCCCTGAGCCGGGAGGGCGTGGGCGATCGTCGTACGCGTCTGGCAGGCTGGTGCCGTGACCGCCTTCCACCCTCGCCGCGCGGCCCGCGTGCTGCTCGTCGACGCCGGTGGCCGGCTGCTGCTCTTCCAGGGCAGTGACCCGGCCCGGCCGGAGCACCGCTACTGGTTCACCCCGGGCGGCGGCCTGGACCCGCAGGAGTCCCCGGCCGAGGGGGCGGCCCGCGAGCTGGCCGAGGAGACCGGGCTGCGGCTCTCCCCGGCCGAGCTGGGCGCCCCGGTCTGGTCCGAGACCGTGGAGTTCCCGTTCGACGGGGTCTGGTACCGCCAGCAGCAGGAGTTCTTCCTCGTCCGGGTGCCCGGCTGGCAGGTGGACACCGCCGGCTTCAACGAGATCGAGCAGGCCAGCGTGCACGGCCACCGCTGGTGGACGGTCGACGAGCTGAGCAGCACCGGCGAGCGCTACTACCCGACCGACCTGCCGGCGGTGCTGGGCCGGGCGCTCGCCGGGGCGGGGGCCGCCGGGGGAGGTGCCCCGTGCTGACGCCCCCGCGCACCGTGGTGCGCCGCGACGGCGGTCTCTACGCCCTGGAGCGCGCCCTGCAACGGCGCGGCTTCCGGCACGTGGCGGGCGCCGACGAGGCCGGTCGGGGCGCCTGTGCCGGCCCGCTGGTGGCCGCCGCCGCGATCCTGCCCGAGGGGCGGCGCGGCGAGATCGACGGGCTGGCCGACTCCAAGCTGCTCACCCCGGCCACCCGGGAGCGGATCCACGACGAGGTCGTCGAGCGGGCCCTGGCGTACGCGGTGGTGGTCATCCCCGCCGACGAGGTCGACGCCCGGGGCCTGCACGTGTGCAACCTGGCCGCGATGCGCCGGGCGCTCGCCTCGCTGACCACCCGCCCGGAGTACGTGCTGACCGACGGCTTCGGCGTCGACGGGCTGGACGTGCCGGGGCTGGCGGTCTGGAAGGGCGATCGGGTGGCCGCCTGCGTGGCGGCGGCGAGCGTGCTCGCCAAGGTCACCCGGGACCGGATCATGGTGGAGCTGGACGGGCGCTACCCGGGCTACGGCTTCGCCGAGCACAAGGGGTACATCACCGCCGAGCACACCGCCGCGCTGCGCGAGCGCGGGCCGTGCCGGGAGCACCGGTTCTCGTACGTCAATGTGGCGGCCGTCTCCGGCCGGGTCGACACGCCGCCGCGCGCCCGGCGGCCGGCCGCGCCCCGCAGCCGCACCGCCGGCGTGGCGGAGCTGCCGCTCGGGGCGGCCGGTGAGCTTCCGTCCGGCGGTGCCGGCGGGCGCCGGGACGAGCCGATGGAGCGCTCCGGCGCGGCAGGGGGTACCGTCGGCGTGGCGTTGGGCGAGCAGCCGCGACCCCCGGCGCCGGTGGGGGAAGATGTGGTCATGGAAGGCGGAGTGCGATGAGCGCGGAAGATCTCGAGAAGTACGAGACCGAGATGGAGCTGCAGCTCTACCGGGAGTACCGCGACATTGTCCGCCAGTTCTCCTACGTGGTGGAGACCGAGCGCCGCTTCTACCTGGCGAACCAGGTGGATCTGCACGTGCGCAACTCGGACGGCGAGGTCTACTTCGAGGTCGAGATGCACGACGCCTGGGTGTGGGACATGTACCGTCCGGCCCGCTTCGTGAAGAATGTCCGCGTCATGACGTTCAAGGACGTCAACGTCGAAGAGTTGGAAAAGCCCGACATCTCGCTTCCCGCAGATTCCGGATTCGGCGGCTGACGCTTCCCCGGACGCCGGGGCGGTTCCCACCCCGGCCACCGGTGGCGGTCAGTCCGCCAGCACCACCACCTCGACCCGCTGTACCAGGTTGTTCGCGAAACCACCCCGGTTCCACGGCTGCTCGACCGGCTGGGTTCGCCCCGAGGCGTCGGTCGCCCGCGCCCCCAGCACGTGCCGTCCCGGCTCGGGTCGCCACTCGACGTGCCAGCGCCGCCACGCCCACTCACCCCCGGTCGGCTCGTCGAGCGCGGCCGGCACCCACGTCGCCCCGCCGTCGAAGGTCACCTCCACCGCCGTCACCGGCGCGTGCCCGGACCAGGCCCGACCGTCCACCGTGCACGGTCCCGGTCGCAGCACCCGGGTCCGCGACATGAAGTCCGGGAACCCCGGCGGACGCACCAGGGCCCGTGGCTCGATCCGGGTCACCGGCACACCCGGGTCGTCGGCGTCGCGCCGCAGCCGGTACGCCACCGCGTTCTGGTAGCCGCCGAACGGCTCGGTCAGCACCCGTACGTCGCGCAGCCACTTCACGTGCGCCATGCCGTACCAGCCCGGCACGATCAGCCGGAGCGGGGCGCCGTGCTGCGGCAGAAGCGGAGCGCCGTTCATCTCGTACGCGAGCAGCACCTCCTCGCGCAGCGCGTCCGCCACCGGCAGGGACCGCTGGTAGTCCTGCTCCACGCCGCGCTCCACCCCGTGGTCCGCGCCGGTGAAGACCACGTCGACGGCGTTCGCGGGCAGCCCCGCCTCGCGCAGCAACGGCGCCAGCGGCGTGCCGGTCCACTCGGCGTTGCCCACCGCCTCCACCAGCCACGGCTGGCTGACCGGGCGGGGGTGCAGCAGCGCCCTACCGTTGCCGGCGCACTCCAGCGTCACCCGGTGAGTGACCCGGGGCAGACCCCGCAGCGTGGCCAGGTCGAGCCGCAGCGACCGGCCCACCGCCCCGTCGACGGTCAGCACGTGGCCGGCCGGGTCGACATCCGGGATGTCGTAGTGGATGAGCAGGTAGTGCAGGCCGGCCGGGGTCACGTCGTAGCGCAGTGCCTCCAGCGGGATGCCGTGGTTGCGGGCCGCCAGCTGGAGTTCCTCGGCGCTGATCGCCTCGTCGGGCCCGGCGACCCGGGAGGGGCGGCTGACATCGTCGACAGTGGTCATCTCGCGGGCTCTCCGCTCGGTCGGGGGTGTTCCGGTCGCTCTCAGGTCCGGTCGCTCTCAGGTCCGGTCGCTCTCAGGTCCGGTCGCTCTCAGGTCCGGTCGCTCTCA
This genomic window contains:
- the trmD gene encoding tRNA (guanosine(37)-N1)-methyltransferase TrmD, translating into MRVDIVSIFPEYFAPLDLSLIGKARANGTLRLAVHDLRLWTHDVHRTVDDTPYGGGPGMVMRPEPWGAALDSLAPDELSPDGHTLPRLLVPSPVGVPFSQALAHELAAESHLLFACGRYEGIDQRVLDHAATRMRVTEVSLGDYVLFGGEVAVLVMLEAITRLLPGVLGNAGSLDEESHAHGLLEAPVYTKPASWRGLEVPEVLRSGDHGRIARWRRDESLLRTATRRPDMIAALPPESLDKRDRATLDRGGFQLPPGDVAK
- the rplS gene encoding 50S ribosomal protein L19, which encodes MNILDALDAQSKRVDLPDFRAGDTVKVHARVVEGNRSRVQIFQGVVIRRQGDGLRETFSVRKVSFGVGVERTYPLNSPALDRIEVVTRGDVRRAKLYYLRELRGKKAKIKELREKQPAN
- the lepB gene encoding signal peptidase I, coding for MVQMLDEDGTVDPWRRRARRARRQMPLWQELPLLLIVAFCLAVLIRTFLLQAFFIPSGSMENTLLIGDRVLVNKVVYDVRDPVRGEVVVFRGTDKWVAQEAPAPPTNFAGKVGRTLGDLVGVSRPGEKDFIKRVIGVPGDRVRCCDDGRVVVNGVPLDEPYVSENSPLELPPNPKECRSRQFTEVVVPPGQIFVMGDHRLVSQDARCQGPVPIDNVVGRAFMIVWPQQRWTSLPVPDTFAKLPRADAAPAAPAPVDPDPVGGVVLILPVTAAASVLARSGRLRRTGGRRLHP
- the lepB gene encoding signal peptidase I, which produces MIDEQTEKPRSSFWKELPILLGVAILVAVLVRAFVLQTFFIPSPSMENTLQIDDRVLVNKLVYDFRSPHRGEVIVFKAPTDWSGNPDGEDFIKRVIGVGGDHVVCCDRTGGQERLVINGKAIDEPFVYPGNKVADQDFDITVPKDRLWVMGDHREASGDSLEHWHQSGEDINEATIPEDRVVGRAFTIFWPVGRATWLTVPKQFDGVPNP
- a CDS encoding NUDIX hydrolase, with the protein product MTAFHPRRAARVLLVDAGGRLLLFQGSDPARPEHRYWFTPGGGLDPQESPAEGAARELAEETGLRLSPAELGAPVWSETVEFPFDGVWYRQQQEFFLVRVPGWQVDTAGFNEIEQASVHGHRWWTVDELSSTGERYYPTDLPAVLGRALAGAGAAGGGAPC
- a CDS encoding ribonuclease HII → MLTPPRTVVRRDGGLYALERALQRRGFRHVAGADEAGRGACAGPLVAAAAILPEGRRGEIDGLADSKLLTPATRERIHDEVVERALAYAVVVIPADEVDARGLHVCNLAAMRRALASLTTRPEYVLTDGFGVDGLDVPGLAVWKGDRVAACVAAASVLAKVTRDRIMVELDGRYPGYGFAEHKGYITAEHTAALRERGPCREHRFSYVNVAAVSGRVDTPPRARRPAAPRSRTAGVAELPLGAAGELPSGGAGGRRDEPMERSGAAGGTVGVALGEQPRPPAPVGEDVVMEGGVR
- a CDS encoding DUF2469 domain-containing protein, translating into MSAEDLEKYETEMELQLYREYRDIVRQFSYVVETERRFYLANQVDLHVRNSDGEVYFEVEMHDAWVWDMYRPARFVKNVRVMTFKDVNVEELEKPDISLPADSGFGG
- a CDS encoding sulfite oxidase, translated to MTTVDDVSRPSRVAGPDEAISAEELQLAARNHGIPLEALRYDVTPAGLHYLLIHYDIPDVDPAGHVLTVDGAVGRSLRLDLATLRGLPRVTHRVTLECAGNGRALLHPRPVSQPWLVEAVGNAEWTGTPLAPLLREAGLPANAVDVVFTGADHGVERGVEQDYQRSLPVADALREEVLLAYEMNGAPLLPQHGAPLRLIVPGWYGMAHVKWLRDVRVLTEPFGGYQNAVAYRLRRDADDPGVPVTRIEPRALVRPPGFPDFMSRTRVLRPGPCTVDGRAWSGHAPVTAVEVTFDGGATWVPAALDEPTGGEWAWRRWHVEWRPEPGRHVLGARATDASGRTQPVEQPWNRGGFANNLVQRVEVVVLAD